A region from the Candidatus Neomarinimicrobiota bacterium genome encodes:
- a CDS encoding 4Fe-4S dicluster domain-containing protein — MPSWGMVIDLNKCTGCGACVSACRSENNVPNVGPEQSQFGRSIFWMDIMEIVEGEYPDVRVQYIPRPCFHCDRPPCTKVCPVRATYLNEEGLVAQIYHRCIGCRYCMVACPYTVKSFNWYEPERLEDFLQFRNPDVSLRMKGVVEKCSFCSHRLQKAREQSEFESRDMEEAEYQPACVEACPTSAIVFGDFENEKHTVSRLRKSYRAFRMHEDLGTEPKVVYLSRED, encoded by the coding sequence TTGCCCAGTTGGGGCATGGTCATAGATTTGAATAAGTGTACCGGATGCGGTGCCTGTGTCTCTGCGTGCCGATCAGAGAATAATGTCCCTAATGTGGGTCCCGAACAATCGCAGTTCGGCCGGTCGATTTTTTGGATGGACATCATGGAGATCGTGGAAGGAGAGTATCCAGATGTTCGGGTGCAGTACATCCCTCGCCCCTGTTTTCATTGCGACCGTCCCCCCTGCACGAAAGTATGTCCTGTGAGAGCCACGTATCTGAATGAGGAGGGTCTCGTGGCCCAGATCTACCACAGATGTATCGGATGTCGCTACTGCATGGTGGCGTGTCCATACACCGTGAAATCCTTCAACTGGTATGAGCCTGAGAGACTGGAGGATTTTCTCCAGTTCCGAAATCCTGACGTAAGCTTGCGGATGAAAGGTGTGGTGGAGAAGTGTTCCTTCTGTAGTCACCGACTCCAAAAGGCGAGAGAACAATCCGAATTCGAATCGCGAGACATGGAAGAAGCGGAGTACCAGCCGGCCTGCGTGGAGGCGTGCCCAACCTCTGCCATTGTGTTCGGAGATTTTGAAAACGAAAAACACACGGTGTCTCGCCTGAGAAAATCATACAGGGCTTTCAGAATGCATGAAGACCTGGGAACCGAACCGAAAGTGGTCTACCTGTCCAGAGAAGACTGA
- the nrfD gene encoding NrfD/PsrC family molybdoenzyme membrane anchor subunit, whose translation MTLSELRKDPDYALFKPVVEKGRKAFILGGFLFAVFLWTMYMYGTQLSSGLGVTGLNRPISWGFYIVNFVFFIGISHAGTLISAILRLSKAEWRRPITRMAEVITAIVLAIGGLHPIIDLGRPDRLLSIFYYGRLQSPLLWDVTAITCYFAASTVYLYLPMIPDIAIMRDMGVRPQWLYRFLSWGWTGTERQKHCLDRAITILMVMVIPIAVSVHTVISFIFSMTLQPGWHSTIFGPYFVVGAIYSGIAAILIVMIVFRKVFHLEGYLKPIHFQYLGTLLLVMCALWFYFTFAEYLTGTYGGEPHEMKIILYKFAGGYWPVFWSMILCNFVIPVIILSNKKLKTISGIFIASFAVIIGMWLERLNIVVPSLANPLLRVPYQVYIPSLVEWALFLAGVVAFVLAFLVFSKFFPVISVWEIKEGRKEGIEVVKERLASYQPDITTQPGKS comes from the coding sequence ATGACCTTGAGTGAACTGAGAAAGGATCCCGACTACGCGCTTTTCAAACCTGTCGTCGAAAAGGGAAGGAAGGCGTTTATCCTGGGAGGATTTCTGTTTGCCGTCTTTCTGTGGACTATGTACATGTACGGTACCCAGCTCAGTTCTGGACTGGGTGTGACGGGCCTGAACCGGCCCATATCCTGGGGTTTCTACATAGTAAACTTCGTCTTTTTCATAGGCATTAGCCACGCCGGGACCCTCATATCGGCAATACTCCGCCTTTCAAAGGCCGAGTGGCGCAGACCTATCACAAGAATGGCCGAAGTAATCACGGCCATCGTTCTCGCCATTGGAGGGCTCCACCCTATCATTGATCTGGGGAGACCCGACAGGCTGCTGAGCATTTTTTACTATGGACGCCTTCAGTCACCCCTCCTTTGGGATGTCACTGCCATAACCTGTTATTTCGCTGCCAGCACCGTCTACCTGTACCTACCCATGATTCCCGATATTGCAATCATGCGTGATATGGGTGTCCGGCCTCAATGGCTCTACCGTTTTCTCTCATGGGGATGGACGGGAACCGAGCGTCAGAAGCACTGCCTGGACAGGGCCATAACGATTCTTATGGTGATGGTGATTCCCATCGCGGTTTCGGTGCACACCGTCATATCCTTCATTTTTTCCATGACATTGCAGCCAGGATGGCACAGCACCATATTTGGTCCCTATTTTGTCGTGGGAGCAATCTATTCCGGGATCGCCGCCATTCTCATAGTGATGATAGTTTTTCGAAAGGTCTTTCACCTGGAAGGATACCTGAAACCCATCCACTTTCAGTATCTCGGCACTCTCCTTCTGGTTATGTGTGCACTATGGTTCTATTTCACGTTTGCTGAATACTTGACGGGAACGTATGGAGGCGAGCCGCACGAAATGAAAATAATTCTCTATAAATTCGCGGGAGGCTACTGGCCCGTATTCTGGAGTATGATTCTCTGCAACTTTGTCATTCCGGTGATAATCCTAAGTAATAAGAAACTGAAAACGATTAGTGGAATCTTCATCGCAAGTTTCGCTGTTATCATCGGAATGTGGCTGGAGAGATTGAACATTGTGGTTCCCTCACTGGCCAATCCTCTTCTGCGCGTGCCGTATCAAGTCTATATTCCTTCCCTGGTGGAATGGGCCCTCTTCCTGGCGGGAGTGGTCGCATTCGTGCTCGCTTTTCTTGTTTTCTCCAAGTTTTTCCCTGTCATTTCCGTCTGGGAGATCAAAGAAGGTCGCAAGGAAGGAATAGAGGTCGTCAAAGAGCGACTGGCCAGCTATCAGCCTGATATCACCACTCAGCCTGGGAAGTCCTAG